From Topomyia yanbarensis strain Yona2022 chromosome 1, ASM3024719v1, whole genome shotgun sequence, one genomic window encodes:
- the LOC131696259 gene encoding uncharacterized protein LOC131696259, with translation MCSKQEAELSDLTVEAEVLDTEEVAVVDLLTSFGLSLDVIGLFIDNRYTLESLKIVERKELEELIQSPHLAERSKCIFGLNSWREKQGIHPVTCIKCQHSSTSAAADLPPEISREKCTATYLLNTSSKGRGIIENYKQTGYLTRTNKKAITHIIIDEFKDRFSKLTPVELLGRSLELSQIFPSEPQDTWYQPASKYSNGQTIKKRKVARGCLYDRNVNYKGCSKHLASLTESEGSSSRVTNESIEIFSENQCAEYENVKKWFLHNIDEWEELKKRWKSTSAIRLWELLKLSIRTCETILAEYPTLNNSCGYQLVQIDFEHKHPNKVTLLFERWASFLEGIRPIFDLEISDADGRALLDSIDKGELSEDVYACNIGRCMRRFSIRSSFFRHLKKHFTQDHADIRNECSNDNSNPCTSKVHSDLIEYAHVSDNSYKSTENEIERHDSSDISSIINKFNEVSLSGINLSLKWLNANTLPRKTVFSVQHDIQKHIFNPLNEMLSSLENTGSISEEIKLMLSKLFNVFDGLHSEYTFMQTLKTADLYEQPQEYTIPITKHLTESNLLDENNQVMNTIKGVLMPIKFHLRKYLECNDVLKTIIDHLAPSRDGIIRSIVDGTIWQQRIFGMSSKIIIPLNLFCDDFNTGDTVSPHSSETSICGIYYYIPCLPSYVLGKLVNILVAGYILTQDRKTLENEDLYNNLINIFIDLEENGLEVHYEGKLITVYFMIGFITGDNLGLSSILDFAESARANYYCRICKRNRLEREKDTIEFKDSYRTTENYAEDVDLQDVSRTGLKRESVFNKIPSFHVTYNFYFDVMHDLWEGVCIYGLTLATQ, from the exons atgtgttcgAAGCAGGAAGCGGAGTTGTCGGACCTAACCGTCGAAGCGGAGGTTTTAGATACGGAAGAAGTGGCCGTGGTAGACCTTCTCACCTCATTTGGATTATCGTTAGATGTTATTGGTTTGTTCATAG ATAACCGCTACACTCTCGAGTCGTTGAAAATTGTGGAAAGGAAGGAGCTGGAGGAATTAATCCAATCTCCACATCTGGCTGAAAGATCCAAGTGCATTTTTGGGTTAAATTCTTGGCGAGAGAAACAG GGAATTCATCCTGTCACATGCATAAAATGTCAGCATTCGTCAACGTCTGCTGCAGCTGACCTTCCACCGGAAATATCTCGTGAAAAGTGCACAGCCACTTATTTGTTGAACACGTCTTCAAAAGGTCGCGGGattattgaaaattataaacaaacTGGTTATCTGACCCGGACGAACAAGAAGGCTATCACTCACATCATCATTGACGAATTCAAGGATcggttttcaaaattaacaccAGTTGAACTCTTGGGCAGGTCATTGGAACTGAGCCAGATATTCCCGAGTGAACCACAG GATACTTGGTACCAGCCTGCATCAAAATATAGCAACGGTCAGACAATCAAAAAACGCAAGGTGGCTAGAGGTTGCTTGTACGATCGGAACGTGAACTATAAAGGGTGTTCCAAACACTTGGCTTCGTTGACTGAGAGTGAAGGTTCCTCATCACGGGTAACTAACGAATCCATCGAGATTTTTTCGGAAAATCAat GTGCGGAATACGAGAAtgttaaaaaatggtttttgcaTAACATCGATGAATGGGAGGAgttaaaaaaaagatggaagtcAACTAGTGCGATTCGATTGTGGGAACTACTCAAGCTATCAATCCGGACATGCGAAACCATTTTGGCAGAATATCCTACTCTCAATAACAGTTGTGGATATCAATTGGTTCAAATCGATTTCGAGCATAAGCATCCGAATAAAGTGACACTTCTTTTTGAGCGGTGGGCGAGTTTTCTAGAGGGGATTCGTCCAATATTTGATCTTGAAATCTCCGATGCAGATGGAAGAGCATTGTTGGATTCAATAGATAAGGGGGAGTTATCAGAAG ACGTATACGCTTGTAACATTGGTCGATGCATGAGAAGATTTAGCATACGATCATCATTTttcagacatttgaaaaagcatTTCACGCAAGATCATGCAGACATTCGAAACGAGTGTAGTAACGATAATTCAAATCCTTGTACGAGTAAGGTACATTCAGATCTAATTGAATATGCTCATGTATCCGACAATTCATATAAATCGACGGAAAACGAAATTGAACGTCATGATTCCAGTGACATTAGCTCTATTATTAATAAGTTTAATGAAGTCTCTCTAAGTGGCATCAATCTTTCACTCAAATGGTTAAATGCTAACACATTACCCAGAAAAACAGTGTTCTCTGTTCAACATGATATTCAAAAACACATATTTAACCCATTAAATGAAATGCTTTCAAGCCTAGAGAACACAGGAAGTATAAGCGAAGAGATAAAACTAATGCTCAGCAAATTATTCAATGTATTTGATGGATTACACTCCGAATATACTTTTATGCAAACATTAAAAACAGCCGATTTATATGAACAACCGCAAGAATATACGATACCGATTACGAAACATCTCACTGAATCTAATCTTCTAGACGAGAATAACCAAGTAATGAATACAATCAAAG GGGTTTTAATGCCGATCAAGTTTCACCTGAGGAAATATTTGGAATGCAACGATGTCCTAAAAACAATAATTGATCATCTGGCGCCATCTCGGGATGGCATTATACGTAGTATCGTAGACGGCACGATATGGCAACAGAGAATATTTGGCATGTCATCGAAAATCATCATCCCATTGAATTTGTTTTGTGACGATTTTAATACTGGAGATACCGTTTCACCACATTCTTCTGAAACGTCGATTTGTGGTATTTACTATTATATACCATGTTTACCAAGTTATGTTCTTGGTAAATTAGTAAATATTCTCGTGGCAGGCTATATTCTCACACAGGATAGAAAAACGTTAGAAAATGAAGATTTGTATAACAATttgataaatatttttattgatctTGAGGAAAACGGTCTTGAAGTTCATTACGAAGGCAAACTAATAACGGTATATTTCATGATAGGCTTCATAACAGGTGATAACTTGGGTCTATCCAGCATCTTGGATTTTGCAGAATCAGCTCGAGCAAATTATTACTGCCGAATTTGCAAACGAAATAGATTGGAGAGAGAAAAAGACACAATTGAATTTAAGGATAGTTATAGGACTACAGAAAACTATGCCGAAGATGTAGATTTACAGGATGTATCACGCACTGGCTTGAAAAGAGAAAGTGTTTTTAACAAAATTCCTTCTTTCCATGTTACTTATAATTTTTACTTCGACGTTATGCACGACCTATGGGAGGGCGTTTGTATATATGGACTC ACCTTGGCGACTCAATAG